In Sparus aurata chromosome 3, fSpaAur1.1, whole genome shotgun sequence, the following are encoded in one genomic region:
- the abhd5b gene encoding 1-acylglycerol-3-phosphate O-acyltransferase ABHD5 encodes MVARTQLNTMRRMAEEIQPATEQSSWILSWLPSWCPTSPSQLKDAEEKMLKSVKRPFSRQHVRISSGNYLWTLAFSTQPSFVPEPSVQSRPPLVLLHGFGGGVALWAQNFDSLSSGGPVYALDLLGFGRSSHPQFTSDPEGAEEQFMTALEEWREKVGLEEMVLLGHNLGGYLSAAYTLKYPHRVKHLLLVEPWGFPARPENPNHNSIPVWIRAMGAVMSPFNPLAGLRLAGPLGPMLVQTIRSDFKQKYSSVFDDNTVSDYIYHLNAQTPSGETAFKNMTIPYGWAKRPMLERIGQVQADIPISFIYGSRSSIDSDSGYAFKKTRPDVEIRVIRGAGHYVFADQPEDFNQTVLQILARTERKSEGLGTKQREPPHSDRTLEGTELN; translated from the exons ATGGTCGCGAGAACACAATTAAACACCATGCGAAGGATGGCGGAGGAGATCCAGCCTGCCACAGAGCAGAG CTCCTGGATATTAAGTTGGCTTCCCTCCTGGTGCCCCACGTCTCCCTCGCAGCTTAAAGATGCGGAAGAAAAAATGCTCAAGA GTGTGAAGCGGCCTTTCTCCAGACAGCATGTCCGGATATCCAGCGGCAACTATTTGTGGACCTTAGCTTTTTCCACCCAGCCAAGCTTCGTCCCAGAGCCCTCAGTTCAGTCCAGGCCCCCCCTGGTCCTGCTGCATGGCTTCGGAGGCGGGGTTGCCCTCTGGGCCCAAAACTTTGACTCTCTCTCCAGCGGCGGACCGGTCTACGCTCTGGACCTGCTGGGCTTCGGCAGGAGCAGCCACCCCCAGTTCACAAGTGACCCAGAGGGGGCAGAGGAGCAGTTTATGACAGCCCTGGAGGAGTGGAGGGAGAAGGTTGGACTGGAGGAGATGGTGCTGCTGGGACACAACCTCGGAGGATACCTGTCTGCTGCCTACACACTCAAATACCCACACag gGTGAAAcacctgctgctggtggagccGTGGGGGTTCCCAGCTCGTCCAGAGAATCCCAACCACAACTCCATCCCAGTGTGGATCAGAGCTATGGGGGCGGTCATGAGCCCCTTTAACCCTCTGGCTGGACTCAGGCTGGCCGGACCTCTAG GTCCGATGCTGGTCCAGACAatcagatcagactttaagCAGAAATACTCTTCTGTTTTTGACGACAACACAGTGTCTGACTACATCTACCATCTGAATGCCCAGACTCCGAG TGGTGAGACGGCCTTTAAGAACATGACCATTCCCTACGGCTGGGCTAAGAGGCCCATGCTGGAGAGGATCGGCCAGGTCCAGGCCGACATTCCCATTTCCTTCATCTACGGGTCACGCTCCAGCATTGACAGTGACTCTGGGTACGCGTTCAAGAAAACCAGACCGGATGTTGAAATCAGG gTGATCAGGGGAGCTGGTCATTACGTTTTCGCTGACCAGCCGGAAGACTTCAACCAGACAGTCCTTCAGATTCTCGCtaggacagagaggaaaagtGAAGGTTTGGGCACAAAGCAGCGAGAGCCCCCTCATTCAGACCGCACGCTGGAGGGCACGGAGCTTAACTAA